A window from Leptospira wolffii serovar Khorat str. Khorat-H2 encodes these proteins:
- the mgtE gene encoding magnesium transporter codes for MEDKNTSKEALSLKSQPQSGDWMEFFSEKIEKKDTEFLLAFTSANHPADIAEVLEKLDIEDAFYVFKLCDSEQQSMILVEFDEELQADLISRLNMKEISPIVENLETDEVTNLISEIPKEKAEEILNSLDKEDSSQIRKQLNFREYTAGRLMTTEFAAAFEFDTVRKAIIKLRRVAKETDDIYLLYVTDAENHLTGFIKLKDLFLAPLNQKVSRLVKEEVFSIHYDTDQEEVARMFRKYDLVSAAVVDDLNRIIGRITVDDILDIVQEEASEDILRMGGVSEEERLNTSIWDSIRRRLVWLFVNLGTATIASTTVSFFEDTIHNVVFLAALMPIVAGMGGNAGTQAITVVVRNIATGDLNSANWIVAFRKESLIGIINGLTLGSITGLAVYFFWGKPALAIVIFLAMLANLILAAIVGACIPMALKVLRIDPAIASSIFVTMTTDTFGFFCFLGLATLFLQYLV; via the coding sequence GTGGAAGATAAAAATACCTCAAAGGAAGCGCTTTCCTTAAAGTCTCAGCCCCAATCCGGCGATTGGATGGAGTTCTTTTCGGAAAAGATCGAAAAGAAGGACACGGAGTTCCTGCTCGCTTTCACCTCCGCGAATCACCCAGCGGATATCGCAGAAGTCCTGGAAAAATTGGACATAGAGGACGCATTCTACGTCTTCAAACTCTGTGATTCAGAACAGCAATCCATGATTCTCGTAGAGTTCGACGAGGAATTGCAGGCGGACCTCATCTCCCGTCTGAATATGAAAGAAATTTCTCCTATCGTGGAGAATTTGGAAACGGACGAAGTAACCAATCTTATCTCCGAAATCCCCAAGGAAAAAGCGGAGGAAATCCTGAATTCCTTGGACAAGGAAGATTCTTCCCAAATCCGAAAACAATTGAATTTCCGGGAGTATACCGCCGGACGTCTGATGACCACCGAATTTGCCGCGGCCTTCGAATTCGATACGGTTCGAAAAGCGATCATCAAACTCAGAAGAGTGGCAAAAGAGACGGATGATATCTATCTACTCTATGTCACGGATGCGGAGAATCACTTAACCGGATTTATCAAATTAAAGGACCTATTTCTTGCGCCCCTCAACCAAAAGGTGAGTCGTCTCGTTAAGGAGGAAGTATTCTCCATCCATTACGATACGGACCAGGAAGAAGTGGCGAGAATGTTCCGTAAATACGACCTGGTTTCGGCGGCGGTTGTGGACGATCTCAACCGGATCATCGGACGAATCACCGTAGACGATATCCTGGACATCGTCCAAGAAGAGGCGTCCGAGGACATCTTGAGGATGGGGGGGGTCTCAGAAGAAGAAAGACTTAACACTTCCATTTGGGATTCCATTCGCCGCCGCTTGGTATGGCTATTCGTAAATTTAGGAACTGCGACCATTGCTTCTACGACTGTTTCCTTTTTCGAGGATACGATTCATAACGTTGTGTTCCTGGCGGCACTCATGCCTATCGTCGCCGGAATGGGAGGAAACGCAGGAACCCAGGCCATTACGGTGGTCGTTCGAAATATCGCTACCGGAGATTTGAATTCCGCCAACTGGATCGTTGCGTTTCGCAAGGAAAGTCTAATCGGAATCATTAACGGACTCACCTTGGGCTCCATTACCGGCCTTGCGGTTTATTTTTTCTGGGGAAAACCGGCCTTAGCGATTGTTATCTTTTTAGCTATGTTAGCGAATCTGATCCTTGCGGCTATCGTAGGTGCCTGCATTCCAATGGCTTTGAAAGTGTTAAGGATCGACCCGGCGATCGCTTCCTCTATCTTTGTTACTATGACCACGGATACTTTCGGGTTTTTCTGTTTTCTAGGTTTGGCTACGTTATTCTTACAATATTTGGTTTAG
- a CDS encoding LA_2219 family laminin/E-cadherin/plasminogen-binding protein yields the protein MIRFQVTIAAFLVFLFCLVTSCATTSGEAGPEVLKGEAVPNPGGESEAVINEDGDEVKITTLDPAFFQAASKDKEEYFRVFITSESYKVRQIRGAKYIRRKVDKGGDALISEELVKYNKINYSDDGIIIVILNGNTGAVETIRFNTRVPRINDLAKIIQNDVTRWSMEHSEEKPVVTKYQIFYSIKLENKSGITRDNVKDELKKEVIKRK from the coding sequence ATGATTCGTTTTCAGGTCACGATTGCGGCCTTTTTGGTGTTCTTATTCTGCTTGGTTACAAGCTGTGCGACGACCTCCGGAGAAGCAGGGCCGGAAGTTCTCAAAGGGGAAGCGGTTCCAAATCCCGGCGGAGAAAGTGAGGCGGTTATAAACGAGGACGGAGATGAGGTGAAAATCACAACCTTAGATCCCGCATTCTTCCAAGCAGCCTCCAAGGATAAGGAAGAATATTTCCGGGTATTTATCACCAGCGAGTCTTATAAAGTAAGGCAGATCCGAGGAGCTAAATACATTCGCCGCAAAGTGGATAAGGGAGGAGATGCTCTTATCAGCGAGGAATTGGTGAAATACAATAAGATCAATTATTCGGACGATGGAATCATCATAGTAATCCTAAACGGAAACACCGGAGCCGTGGAAACGATTCGTTTCAATACCCGGGTTCCTCGCATCAACGATTTGGCCAAGATTATACAGAACGACGTTACTCGCTGGTCTATGGAGCATTCCGAAGAAAAGCCAGTCGTTACCAAATACCAGATCTTCTATTCCATCAAATTGGAAAACAAAAGCGGTATTACGCGAGATAATGTGAAGGATGAGCTCAAGAAAGAGGTCATTAAGAGAAAATAA
- a CDS encoding response regulator: MEGLKVLLVEDEVITAMLVKRELEKIGCNVLDLATSGEDAVRLAKSDVRPDLILMDITLSGDMDGITAASEIKEESDIPIIFLTGYQDSRTRERASQTKPLAYFVKPLEIHKLQNLIQNHF; encoded by the coding sequence TTGGAAGGTTTGAAAGTGCTTTTGGTAGAGGACGAGGTCATCACAGCAATGCTCGTGAAAAGGGAATTGGAAAAAATCGGATGCAATGTTTTGGATTTGGCCACTTCCGGAGAAGACGCTGTTCGACTTGCGAAATCGGATGTAAGACCGGATCTGATCCTAATGGATATCACTCTTTCCGGTGATATGGACGGAATCACCGCGGCCTCGGAGATCAAGGAAGAGTCCGATATACCGATTATTTTCTTAACAGGTTACCAGGATTCTCGAACTCGGGAACGAGCTTCTCAAACCAAACCGCTTGCGTATTTCGTAAAGCCTTTGGAAATACACAAGCTACAGAATTTAATCCAGAATCATTTTTAA